ATTATTATATCTGACAGATGTAGCACTGGTATTTAGGAGTGCATCATTCCTGCTTTCTGTGGCACCTCAACTATGTTGTCTCCTTTGCTAAATATTACACTGGCAGTATATTTATAGAAGCCCTTACAACCTGACTGGCATAAAAGTGCactgatgttttaatttcaagaaaatttACCTCTTTGTAACACTTCTTTACAATCTGGTTGCTGGCGTTGCCCCATACTGTCAGATGCTCTCTGTCATACTTAACAATCAGCTCAGAAACCTGCCGGCATTAAGAGGTGTGATTACAGAATAGGCAGAAATACATGGTAAAAAGCTGTGAATTAAAGATAATATCAAAAATCTACATAACTTCATAAAAATTTCTGAAACAGTGGAGCAAATTGccctgaaaagtgtatttggTGGAATCTTTCAAGATTCTAATCTTATATACAGTTTCTATTTATGCACAACTTTGACAAACAATTCACGAAGCAAGAAGACTGTTTTTAAgaaacacaagtaaaaaaaaaaacacacacacacatataaactGAAAAGAAATACAAGGATAAAGACATTTTCAAGGGTAAAGTACCAAAAAAAGAACCAAACAACCACACCTTTTTGATGAGTGTGTTGTCGTTGACCTTGATGTCAATGTTGACAGGCGTATTGGGGAACGCGTCAAAAATGTCCCTGAGAAGAGGGATGCGTTTGTCCTCTCCGCCCTCACAGTAACACTCTGCATGGACAAGGACAGGTCAACAAAACAGTCAAACTGAAGATACTCAACATGGCAAGTTAACACACATATGCTCAAGAGCACAAGTAATATCAACTGTGGCTAAAACATTTCTACATGGGTGATCATAAATTCTACTGCAGATTAATGGCAGTAGTTTAACCAGTATGTGTCGCTGATGCTCACCTCTCTGAAAAGTTACACCGAGCTTGCAAAGGTACGGAGGCAGCTCCTGAAAAGGGAACATATTGCATAATGGTTAATTGGGTTTTTGACTATACCAGTGTTAAACTCTATGCAATATAAGTACTAATCAAATAATATTGATATAACTTTCTGTGATACCACAGCAAAAACAATAGAAGTTCAGGGCACACAATACTTAAGATaatttcttctttgcaaagttttgctacttttcaacaCTAATGAATGGGAAAATAACAGAGataatatgtttttaatcacatggTCTCAAAAAATACGCAAATAGAAAAATCCTGACAATCttataaattcagaaaaaaagaaaattgtcaATTAAACCTGTAAACATTATCTTAAACTCCATATATTTTTAACCtagcacaccagatggatttgtttcacacatccatctggaaaaccactcatagacagcgatTGGGAAAGGGTggagcatttaaaaaaaaaaactcagagggtgattggatgaacgttttgtccgtcacatctttacaggcagcaacaaaacaaatgacgtagccgctaccaagctgcgcctgtaccgaaggagtaaactccatacagaactgcataacgtgaaccaagGCAACTGTAGACATACCAGTACATgactttgtcgtttttgaaaaggaaacaactcactgctgttcttcgttcttcttttaacaaagaaatgtcatcaagttctgataaaactggcgctttagcagcattcatgctACTGTCTccccataattgcactggcctcttgttgctgcttgcttatgtcacgactccgctgcgcctgaaagcactgcccctcaacgctgattggtcctgtcactttctaaccgggcccaaatggttcagacaggagctttgcaagatggattcgccagtgagaaacacaaaaatgtgtgtatccatctgctttgcaaggttaatatatttaagaattttgtgaaattcatttttttaacaatatgacatttacagtcatggactaaagtattggcacctctagaatttttccagaaaatacaccgtttctcccagaaattgttgaaattacaaatgtttttggtatacctatgtttatttcctttatgtgcattggaaaaaacacaaaatatcagaagaaaaaagccaaaattgacataattttacacaaaactcaaaaaaatgggctggacaaaattgttggcaccctcaacttaatctttggttgcacacccttgggagaaaataactgaaaccaatcgcttcctataagcatcaacaagcttctttcacctctcagctggaattttggactactcttcttttgcaaactgctccaggtctctcagatttgaagggtgccttcttgcaactgcaatttttagatctctccataggtgttcaatgggatttagatccagactcattgctggccatttcagaactctccagcactCTGTCTCCAAcaatttcttggtgcttttgaGGTATGATTCAGATCATTGTCCAACTGGAactcatgacctctgacgcagacccagctttctaacactaggccctacattgcggccaaaaatcttttgatagtttCCAGATTTCATAATGCCATGCACACAGTCAATGcatccagtgccagaggcaacaaaataaccccaaaacatccttgaacctccaccatgtttgactgtaggtactgtgttcttttctttgtaggcctcattccattttctgtaaacagtagaatgatgtgcttttccaaaaagctctaccttagtctcatctgtccacaaaatgttctcccagaaggattgaggctgactcaggtacatttttgaaaactcaagtctggcttttttatgtctgtttgtcagcagtggggttctcctcggtctcctgccatagcgcttcatctcattcagatgacaaCGTacggtccgagctgacacttttgcaccctgagtctgcaggacagcctgaatttgtgtggaagttgactgaggatgtttatccaccgttccaactatcctgcattgcattcttctgtcagtttttcttttccgtccacgtccagggagatcagccacagttccatgggttacatacttcttgattatattacacacagtggacaaaggagtTTCAGGATCTGTGGAGATGGTCtagaaaccttgagattgttcatatttttctataattttgcttcttaagtcctcagaaaattcttggctcttctttctctcctccatgcttggtgtgacacacacaggctcaCAACACAatggttgagtcaacttttatacattctaactggcttcaggtgtgatttttagattgccagcacctgttactgccacaggtgagtttaaatgagcatcacatgattgaaataaaatgatctaCCCACAATTTTAAAAGGATGCCAATAATTGTGTCCGGCCCATTATTGAGTTTTgcgtaaaattatgtcaattttggcttttttcttctgttttggtttttttgtgttgttccaatgcacataaatgaaataaacatgcgtataccaaaaacatttgtaatttcaaccatttctgggagaaatggtgtattttctggaaaaaattccTGGGGtaccaatacttttgtccatgactgtaacgCTTGGTTGTTCTCTTTTACACTCAAAAACGATGCATTTATTCTACCACATAAAAAATTATCAGCACCTTACATGTTAAGAACAAATTGAACAACAATCAGTCTGCTGCCTTACAAAGATCTGTaggatgtatttttttgtaatcagGCCAAAGTTCATCATGCATGTGATTTATCTGGTGACTTAGTACAGACCTCATATGAGTGAGGCACATGATCAATCAATGTTGTTTCCCCAttagcacacaaacacaatatgTAACTGTGttattgatatgtttttttttctaaattgatTATTGTTGGAGCTGTTGAGCTCTATGTTATAACTTGCAAAAGATGCtctttgcagtttttctttttaacaaagaaaaagtatATCTGACGATGTAACTCAGCAAAGTGAATCCTTGAttgttgttaaaatgttttattctctCATAGTTCCTTCAGTGTTTAATAGCTCGCAGCCTTCTTCTTCACAGTCTTTATTGATGCTATGAAACATAACTTCAAGGAACCCACCaataaaaaagcagctttaCTGCGGTACTAGAGGTCCAAAATGACACAATTGCAGagtgcaaaataaataataaaagttttttgataattaaaatgttttgcgTCAATTTCCAAGAAAAGGGAAAGGGGACAGCCAAGCAATCCATAGtactaaaactgtttaaaaatggtAAAGACGTGGTTATTTCTCTGTCAGATAAAGAAAAAGGGCTAAAGAGTAACCGCAGAGCAATAACTCACAGCATAGGTCCTGTCGCAGATATAGGCATTGATGCCGGTAGACCGCCGCAAATGGGCATCGTGTGAAACCACAACCTCTTCATCTTTTGTCAGGTGGCAATCCAACTCCAGCATGTCAGTGCCAATATCCACAGCACTAGATGAAGCAACACACAGTAGTTTTGATTTATCACCACACATGAAAGAATTTAATAATCCAACAAATGTTGTTCCTCGTGTCTATCATTATTACAAGTTCAAGCGCCGGTATCATTTCACTAgtatgtgtaaaaataaaatggcaataaaGCTTTGTCACTGTGATTACAGTTCCTACTCACTGCTTGAAAGCTGCCATAGTGTTCTCCAGGTTTTCACCTGCTCCTGAAAcacaaaagcaaacacaaaGCTGGGTGTGGGGATTTCTTTATATTTGCATTATTATAAAGAGTACAGGTAGGACACTGGTCAACAGCCTGATGAAAGCCCTGAGATAAATACACTGCAGTACAACCaaaaccaatatttacatcatTTGACAAACCCGATTACGTAATTTCACAAATACAGggtgatgaaaaacaaacatgataaatCGCTGACATTAGAAGGAGTGAGTCACCTCCACGGTGGGAGATATGCCTGCTGAGGAAAGTCTCTCGCTTCCTCCGGTGCAGAAGAGTCGGGCATTTcagcaggagagcagaggtgagCATGTAGCCCGTTACTGTCGACAGGACATACACAGCAGCACACATCTTCTGACAGACAGCTGGAAAACAAACATAACAAACTGAGAGTTATGTCAACAGTGAAACACAATTTGACAAACTAAAAAGCTGTGTCTGCATTTTCACCAACATACAGATCGTAGTTAATTACAATGAAAACTAGTAAAACTGGAAATGACACAGGTTAGGTCTTAAAGAAGCCTACTTATCCCAAATTCAGCTACTTCATTTAGGATGGTAAATAAAGAGACATCAAGTCTTTGAACTATGTAAATATGACCCATAATTTATTCAAATTCCTAATTCATAATATTCTAAATACAGGACCCCTTTTGAGGAATTACTCTAAATTTACGTGTAAAGCAACCATACAAGCACTATGGCAGATGGTAAGGGAAAGGATGCGTCATTATATATTCGTTTTTTAAGTCTAGAAAATCAGCTTCACAACTACCTTAGATATTAGCAGTAACAGTATCGTGTTTGTTTGTCATTCATGTCTGGTGAAACAGTTTCAGTTTTCGTGTTTTTAGTCGGTAGAAATGCTCCCATAAAGATGATACACAATTTGTATGTCATAGTCATCTTACCTTCTGGAAACATAAAGCTACAACAtgtgaaaacaacacaataacaTAACAAGCTTACTAGCAGTATCTCACCTACTAGCCAAATTAGCATATTGAGGCTAACGTTAGCTGAGGTCGAAAGATGAAATCCCACCTTTGTCATTAAATTGATCAGGTTTTTCTGTTCTCTCTCCGTTAAGACTGGCCTACGTTGCCGTCGTATGATTCCTGTAGTGTCCAGGGATCCAGTTGCAAGACACTCGATACGAAGATAAACTACACACTAGCACTGCTCCCTCCTCTACAGCCTCAATGGTCCCCTTCGCACAACACAACTGTCTGACGATACATAAACCGGCCGCTGTCTGTTATGCACGCATGCGCTGTCGTGTGCTCCAGCGAAATGCATGAACGACGGCGCTTCCGTAAGTTCACgccttcagaataaaatgtaatatgtAACATTTCAGTTGAAAGATACTAGGTGGAAGAATATTTTTCTCCCTGGCgtacatttttaccactttgccAGCCTACCAATACAAATAACAGAATTGTCCTTTAAAGACCACGCTTTAACGATGCATCACTTCCTActtattgtttttttacacattgtTAAGACATTTAGAGGTCGACcaaattttctgttttgatttaagGAAAAAGCAATGGCCATTTACTCATAGcctacaatgaaaaaaaaatcgtCAAAGAGAAATTTACCATTGCACTGAAATCCTGAGCACATACTTTTCATTATGAGACCAAACTTTGAAATCAATAAatctaaatacattttttgaggg
This region of Cheilinus undulatus linkage group 2, ASM1832078v1, whole genome shotgun sequence genomic DNA includes:
- the gdpd1 gene encoding lysophospholipase D GDPD1, encoding MCAAVYVLSTVTGYMLTSALLLKCPTLLHRRKRETFLSRHISHRGGAGENLENTMAAFKHAVDIGTDMLELDCHLTKDEEVVVSHDAHLRRSTGINAYICDRTYAELPPYLCKLGVTFQRECYCEGGEDKRIPLLRDIFDAFPNTPVNIDIKVNDNTLIKKVSELIVKYDREHLTVWGNASNQIVKKCYKENPRIPVLFSLPRVLQLLGLFYTGLLPFVPLKEQFLEIPMPSIITKLRDPERLTRSQRVLTWLADTLLMRKALFQHLTARGIQVYIWVLNDEEDFQRAFDLGATGVMTDFPTRLKDFMDRNGISKPQ